The following proteins are encoded in a genomic region of Natrinema sp. HArc-T2:
- a CDS encoding 30S ribosomal protein S17 — protein sequence MAIGLDVETPPEPENPEEYDYEKCPFYGDLAVRGQVLEGTVVSTDMDKTVVVEREYDVAVPKYDRQMKRRSRIPAHVPGVLEPLSVGDTVKIAETRPLSKTKSHVVVEVTEEATAADVAELTGQAEPEPELSAEDLAAAEDEGDQ from the coding sequence ATGGCAATAGGACTAGACGTTGAAACCCCTCCGGAACCAGAAAACCCGGAGGAATACGACTACGAGAAGTGTCCGTTCTACGGCGACCTCGCCGTTCGAGGCCAGGTCCTCGAAGGCACCGTCGTCTCGACGGACATGGACAAGACCGTAGTCGTCGAGCGAGAGTACGATGTGGCGGTCCCGAAGTACGACCGCCAGATGAAACGACGCTCGCGCATCCCGGCTCACGTACCGGGCGTGCTCGAGCCGCTCTCGGTCGGTGACACGGTCAAGATCGCAGAGACCCGACCACTGTCGAAGACGAAATCGCACGTGGTCGTCGAAGTAACCGAAGAAGCGACTGCGGCAGATGTTGCCGAGCTGACCGGTCAGGCCGAGCCTGAGCCGGAGCTTTCGGCGGAAGACCTCGCCGCAGCCGAAGACGAGGGTGATCAGTGA
- a CDS encoding 50S ribosomal protein L14 → MEAMKADVTQGLKKGSLVTCADNTGARELKIISVSGYHGTKSRQPKAGIGDKVTVSVTKGTPEMRRQVLEAVVVRQRKSIRRPDGTRLKFEDNAAVIIDENEEPRGTEIKGPIAREVAERFGAIASTATMIV, encoded by the coding sequence ATGGAGGCAATGAAAGCCGACGTCACCCAGGGCCTGAAGAAGGGCTCGCTGGTCACGTGTGCCGACAACACCGGCGCACGTGAGCTGAAGATCATCAGCGTCTCGGGCTACCACGGCACCAAGAGCCGCCAGCCGAAGGCGGGAATCGGTGACAAAGTGACCGTCTCGGTCACGAAGGGTACCCCCGAGATGCGCCGCCAGGTCCTCGAGGCCGTCGTCGTCCGCCAGCGGAAGTCGATCCGCCGGCCCGACGGCACCCGACTCAAGTTCGAGGACAACGCGGCAGTCATCATCGACGAGAACGAAGAGCCCCGCGGTACGGAGATCAAGGGGCCGATCGCCCGCGAAGTCGCAGAACGCTTCGGAGCAATCGCCAGCACGGCGACGATGATCGTATAG
- the rplX gene encoding 50S ribosomal protein L24, whose amino-acid sequence MTEQPHKQRTQTRNAPLHKRQKQLHATLSDELREEYDTRRTRVNAGDTVEVMRGDHAGDEGEVIRAILEDGTIHVEDVTIETADGEEVPRPLDPSNVRITDLDLEDERREARLEGDNE is encoded by the coding sequence ATGACTGAACAACCACACAAACAGCGAACGCAGACGCGAAACGCGCCGCTGCACAAGCGACAGAAGCAGCTGCACGCGACGCTGTCCGACGAGCTTCGCGAGGAGTACGACACTCGACGCACCCGCGTCAACGCGGGCGACACCGTCGAGGTCATGCGTGGCGACCACGCCGGCGACGAAGGCGAGGTCATCCGTGCGATCCTCGAGGACGGCACGATCCACGTCGAGGACGTCACCATCGAGACGGCCGACGGCGAGGAAGTGCCTCGACCGCTCGACCCGTCGAACGTCCGTATCACGGACCTCGACCTCGAGGACGAGCGTCGCGAGGCGCGACTCGAAGGTGATAACGAATGA